A window of the Haloarcula litorea genome harbors these coding sequences:
- a CDS encoding UPF0146 family protein: protein MDPPDRALVDRLAAADSVVEVGVGAHPDVAAALADRGVAVTATDVVARSVPDPVAFVVDDVTDPTPAVYDGADAVFARNCPPELHRPLRAVARLVEADCAFTTLGGDPPAVPVTRESLPGGETLFRPRDGPGTR, encoded by the coding sequence GTGGACCCGCCCGACCGCGCCCTCGTCGATCGGTTGGCCGCCGCCGACAGCGTCGTCGAGGTCGGGGTGGGCGCACACCCGGACGTGGCCGCCGCGCTGGCCGACCGGGGCGTCGCCGTGACGGCGACGGACGTGGTCGCGCGGTCGGTGCCCGACCCCGTCGCGTTCGTCGTCGACGACGTGACCGACCCGACCCCGGCGGTGTACGACGGCGCGGACGCCGTGTTCGCACGGAACTGCCCGCCGGAACTCCACCGCCCGCTCCGGGCCGTCGCGCGACTGGTCGAAGCCGACTGCGCGTTCACGACGCTGGGCGGCGATCCCCCCGCCGTTCCCGTCACGCGCGAGTCCCTCCCCGGCGGCGAGACGCTGTTCCGCCCGCGGGACGGGCCGGGAACGCGGTAA
- a CDS encoding DUF6432 family protein has product MRAKPEYRDRDETEVAVLDALADRHEEGMTVFEIRSRTEVDIDRIEEALGALKRDDLIEVDDDGQRTVILPDEDVVGPPAPDEEESLFDQIRKRLPL; this is encoded by the coding sequence ATGAGAGCGAAGCCGGAGTACCGCGACCGCGACGAGACGGAGGTCGCAGTACTCGACGCGCTCGCCGATCGCCACGAGGAGGGGATGACGGTGTTCGAGATCCGCTCCCGGACGGAGGTCGACATCGACCGCATCGAGGAGGCGCTGGGGGCGCTGAAGCGGGACGACCTCATCGAGGTCGACGACGACGGTCAGCGGACGGTCATCCTCCCCGACGAGGACGTGGTCGGCCCGCCGGCACCCGACGAGGAGGAGTCGCTGTTCGACCAGATCCGCAAGCGACTGCCGCTCTAG
- a CDS encoding MBL fold metallo-hydrolase codes for MAAEYPDPPAGHPSLSAADLKRRLDGGESVRLLDVRDRDEFEQWRIEGASVTATQLPFAKFLQAKATGEVEPLVASVDGEGPITVVCARGEASAFVAGLLQRHGVDARNLADGMYGWARLYEAREVPCDEATVVQYDRPSSGCLSYLVVGDGEAAVVDPLRAFAGRYAADAGARDADLVAAVDTHVHADHVSGLRLLADDHGVEAVVPARAADRGVAFPVTELADDGSVAVGAASLDAVPLPGHTTGMTGLRVGDALLAGDSLFLDGVARPDLEAGDDGAAALARSLHESLTERLAPLPDETLVAPGHYAPDTEPAADGTYTARLGDLRARLAAFSMDRETFVERVCAGMPPQPANYERIVAVNLGTEDADADTAFELELGPNNCAAAPMADD; via the coding sequence ATGGCAGCGGAGTACCCCGACCCGCCGGCCGGCCACCCGTCGCTGTCCGCTGCGGACCTGAAACGGCGGCTGGACGGCGGCGAGTCGGTCCGGCTACTCGACGTGCGCGACCGCGACGAGTTCGAGCAGTGGCGGATCGAGGGGGCGTCGGTGACCGCGACGCAGCTCCCGTTCGCGAAGTTCCTGCAGGCGAAGGCGACGGGGGAGGTGGAACCGCTGGTCGCGTCCGTCGACGGCGAGGGGCCGATCACCGTGGTCTGTGCCCGCGGCGAGGCCAGCGCGTTCGTCGCCGGCCTCCTCCAGCGCCACGGCGTCGACGCGCGCAACCTCGCCGACGGGATGTACGGCTGGGCGCGCCTCTACGAGGCCCGCGAGGTACCCTGCGACGAGGCCACCGTCGTCCAGTACGACCGCCCCTCCTCGGGCTGTCTCTCCTACCTCGTCGTCGGGGACGGCGAGGCCGCGGTCGTCGACCCGCTCCGGGCCTTCGCCGGCCGGTACGCCGCCGACGCGGGCGCTCGCGACGCCGACCTCGTCGCCGCCGTCGACACCCACGTCCACGCCGACCACGTCAGCGGGCTCCGGCTGCTGGCCGACGACCACGGGGTCGAGGCCGTCGTGCCGGCCCGGGCCGCCGACCGAGGCGTCGCGTTCCCCGTGACGGAGCTGGCCGACGACGGCTCGGTGGCGGTCGGCGCGGCGTCGCTCGACGCCGTCCCGCTGCCCGGGCACACGACGGGGATGACGGGCCTCCGCGTCGGCGACGCCCTGCTCGCCGGCGACAGCCTGTTCCTCGACGGCGTCGCCCGCCCGGACCTGGAGGCGGGGGACGACGGCGCGGCCGCCCTCGCCCGCTCGCTCCACGAGTCGCTGACCGAGCGGCTGGCACCGCTGCCCGACGAGACCCTGGTCGCGCCCGGTCACTACGCCCCCGACACCGAGCCGGCGGCCGACGGCACCTACACCGCCCGGCTGGGCGACCTGCGGGCGCGGCTGGCGGCGTTCTCGATGGACCGGGAGACGTTCGTCGAGCGGGTCTGTGCGGGGATGCCGCCCCAGCCCGCGAACTACGAGCGAATCGTCGCCGTCAACCTCGGGACCGAAGACGCCGACGCGGACACGGCCTTCGAGTTAGAACTGGGACCGAACAACTGCGCCGCGGCACCGATGGCCGACGACTAG
- a CDS encoding transcription antitermination protein, with product MDPADVLDAVRDGAATELDRLGSDKLLVAATGASMTTETVAGVALARERGVAATLDDWAGTVDGPAADALRRAGAAAGERADRIAAAVADADPGDGDALTAHLAGVEGTAARVGAGLIAVPLVADRFYLQLVSYFVNEADEGRADLFRELRTSASDLDPAGDALGVLDEGGRERARDAALDAVDAAYEDYAETLRGMGLDPKPIC from the coding sequence ATGGACCCAGCGGACGTACTCGACGCCGTCCGGGACGGGGCGGCGACCGAACTGGACCGGCTCGGCTCGGACAAGCTCCTCGTCGCGGCGACCGGAGCCTCGATGACCACCGAGACGGTCGCCGGGGTCGCGCTGGCCCGCGAACGGGGTGTCGCGGCGACGCTCGACGACTGGGCCGGCACCGTCGACGGCCCCGCCGCCGACGCCCTCCGGCGGGCCGGCGCGGCCGCCGGCGAGCGCGCCGACCGGATCGCGGCGGCGGTGGCGGACGCCGACCCCGGGGACGGGGACGCCCTGACCGCACACCTCGCGGGGGTCGAGGGCACCGCCGCCCGCGTCGGGGCGGGACTGATCGCGGTCCCGCTGGTCGCCGATCGCTTCTACCTCCAGCTCGTGAGCTACTTCGTCAACGAGGCCGACGAGGGACGGGCGGACCTGTTCCGGGAGCTCCGGACGTCGGCGAGCGACCTCGACCCCGCCGGGGACGCCCTCGGGGTGCTGGACGAGGGCGGACGCGAGCGAGCGCGGGACGCGGCCCTCGACGCCGTCGACGCGGCCTACGAGGACTACGCCGAGACGCTCCGTGGGATGGGGCTGGACCCGAAGCCGATCTGCTGA
- a CDS encoding ABC transporter ATP-binding protein has product MSPPAIATEGLTKRYGDTVAVADLDLTVERGSVFGFLGPNGAGKTSTIRMLTTLTEPTSGTARVAGASVADRADVVEHIGVLPEEPPLYDELTGREQLEYVAGLRGHDDWDRVESLLDRFALAEDADRRVSTYSKGMKQKLGLVQALLHEPDVLFLDEPTSGLDPRAARTVRDTIGEVAAADTTVFLSTHILPVVEELADTVGVLHDGGLVAEGSPEELTDGVESGSTLEDVFLDVTGEQAATR; this is encoded by the coding sequence ATGAGCCCTCCAGCCATCGCCACCGAGGGGCTGACGAAGCGCTACGGCGACACCGTCGCCGTCGCCGACCTGGACCTCACCGTCGAGCGCGGGTCCGTCTTCGGCTTCCTCGGCCCCAACGGTGCCGGCAAGACCTCCACCATCCGGATGCTCACGACGCTGACCGAACCCACGTCGGGGACCGCCCGCGTCGCCGGCGCGTCCGTCGCCGACCGGGCGGACGTCGTCGAGCACATCGGCGTCCTCCCCGAGGAGCCGCCGCTGTACGACGAGCTCACGGGCCGGGAGCAACTGGAGTACGTCGCCGGCCTGCGGGGCCACGACGACTGGGACCGCGTCGAGTCGCTGCTCGACCGCTTCGCCCTCGCCGAGGACGCCGACCGCCGGGTGTCGACGTACTCGAAGGGGATGAAACAGAAGCTCGGGCTGGTGCAGGCGCTGTTGCACGAGCCCGACGTGCTCTTCCTGGACGAACCGACCAGCGGGCTAGACCCCCGAGCGGCCCGGACGGTCCGGGACACCATCGGCGAGGTGGCGGCCGCCGACACCACCGTCTTCCTCTCGACGCATATCCTGCCGGTCGTCGAGGAGCTGGCCGACACCGTCGGCGTCCTCCACGACGGCGGGCTGGTCGCGGAGGGGTCCCCCGAGGAGCTGACCGACGGCGTCGAGTCCGGGAGCACGCTGGAGGACGTGTTCCTCGACGTGACCGGCGAACAGGCGGCGACGCGATGA
- a CDS encoding RNB domain-containing ribonuclease, with protein sequence MTEDDAQSAAGTAEGQGPVEIDEELARHMANKREELFEKFGIRDEFPADVLEEAEARTEDVQQEIQEEVDERRDLREMTTWTTDPIDAQDFDDAISVEERDDEYVLWVHIADVTHYVNPETRMWEEAVERGNTVYLPGYTVHMLPPVLAETVCSLVPNEDRLAHTVEMHLDKEDLGYEEIEIYKSVVRSDARLTYTEAENVLEDPDSADALLEDPEVDLAEKTELVWHLADAMHEQRKEEGSLVLNPSRDRAHTIIEECMLKANKAVTHELMWDRGVEAMYRVHPQPSPDEWDEALREIQELDGVSIPGEAWDDPRRAVNATLEQAPGRQLDKIQWAVMKVMPRAKYMNDPFGGHHALNFEIYGHFTSPIRRLSDLINHWIVYTNDVPEDLVALCDRASDRQKDAEQCEREYKDFLQEVGLDPAAVNNRGIEVVEDEAEGNSAEGEAGTEVAADE encoded by the coding sequence ATGACCGAAGACGACGCTCAGTCGGCCGCCGGCACCGCCGAGGGGCAAGGTCCCGTCGAGATCGACGAGGAGCTGGCCCGCCACATGGCGAACAAGCGCGAGGAACTGTTCGAGAAGTTCGGGATCCGCGACGAGTTCCCCGCGGACGTCCTCGAGGAGGCCGAGGCCCGGACCGAGGACGTCCAACAGGAGATCCAAGAGGAGGTCGACGAGCGTCGGGACCTCCGGGAGATGACCACCTGGACGACCGACCCCATCGACGCCCAGGACTTCGACGACGCCATCTCCGTCGAGGAGCGCGACGACGAGTACGTGCTGTGGGTCCACATCGCCGACGTGACCCACTACGTCAACCCCGAGACGCGGATGTGGGAGGAGGCCGTCGAACGGGGCAACACCGTCTACCTGCCGGGGTACACCGTCCACATGCTGCCGCCCGTCCTCGCGGAGACGGTCTGCTCGCTGGTCCCCAACGAGGACCGCCTCGCCCACACCGTCGAGATGCACCTCGACAAGGAGGACCTGGGCTACGAGGAGATCGAGATCTACAAGTCCGTCGTCCGCAGCGACGCCCGCCTGACCTACACGGAGGCCGAGAACGTCCTCGAGGACCCCGACAGCGCCGACGCCCTGCTGGAAGACCCCGAGGTCGACCTCGCCGAGAAGACCGAACTGGTCTGGCACCTGGCCGACGCGATGCACGAACAGCGCAAGGAGGAGGGATCGCTCGTGCTCAATCCCTCGCGGGACCGCGCTCACACCATCATCGAGGAGTGTATGCTCAAGGCCAACAAGGCCGTCACGCACGAGCTGATGTGGGACCGCGGCGTCGAGGCGATGTACCGCGTCCACCCCCAGCCCTCCCCCGACGAGTGGGACGAGGCGCTGCGGGAGATCCAGGAACTCGACGGCGTCTCCATCCCCGGCGAGGCCTGGGACGACCCGCGGCGCGCGGTCAACGCGACCCTGGAGCAGGCCCCCGGCCGCCAGCTGGACAAGATCCAGTGGGCCGTGATGAAGGTGATGCCCCGCGCGAAGTACATGAACGACCCCTTCGGCGGCCACCACGCCCTGAACTTCGAGATCTACGGCCACTTCACCTCGCCGATCCGTCGGCTCTCCGATCTCATCAACCACTGGATCGTCTACACCAACGACGTCCCCGAGGACCTGGTGGCGCTCTGCGATCGGGCCAGCGACCGGCAGAAGGACGCCGAGCAGTGCGAGCGGGAGTACAAGGACTTCCTCCAGGAGGTCGGCCTCGACCCCGCGGCCGTCAACAACCGCGGCATCGAGGTCGTCGAGGACGAGGCGGAAGGCAACAGCGCCGAAGGGGAGGCGGGGACCGAGGTCGCCGCGGACGAGTAG
- a CDS encoding DUF7562 family protein, with amino-acid sequence MFGSRTDRETVTCIACGDQVPRSDAREYDKHGDRWDRRDKEFEYLCKDCFSELSRQPRGDLESTLSAAGAGETDRESFLRAYRELAEEGE; translated from the coding sequence ATGTTCGGGTCCCGGACCGACCGGGAGACGGTGACCTGCATCGCCTGCGGGGACCAGGTCCCCCGGTCGGACGCCCGCGAGTACGACAAACACGGGGACCGGTGGGACCGCCGGGACAAGGAGTTCGAGTACCTCTGCAAGGACTGTTTCTCCGAGCTCTCCCGCCAGCCCCGCGGCGACCTCGAGTCCACCCTGTCGGCGGCCGGGGCCGGCGAGACCGACCGCGAGTCGTTCCTGCGCGCGTACCGCGAGCTGGCCGAAGAGGGCGAGTGA
- a CDS encoding bacterio-opsin activator domain-containing protein, giving the protein MKAPQTLARSTLDTLPINIAVLDEEGTILFTNRAWQEFADVDGGEMQGVNYFATTNVDADEYAARAVAGIEAVIEGEEDLFTLEYPCHSAEEKQWFLMRVAPLPADEPGSAVVAHIDITQRKLAELNAERRSEQLRAERANLEHLVERVDGLITAVMDDVMSAGSRSDIQSTVVDRLAAVDSYRFAWVAEFDIRDEALKPAALSAPRDTDVTIALDGDDPVATAAREESIQVATGDVPAVHEGMAGEPVDSVAAVPLAADGSLYGVLTVYADTPDLFDDRERAVLGAVGQAVSTAIDATETSRLLTADNLTELELAVDDDEVFFVALARELDIGLEYGGSVADDERTVMFFLVETDDPTAVTAAAADHPQVRAVTHVSTAESTALFEFTVDDPPVVSTLAGRGAETREISVSSSGAELTVTLPAATETRSVVQAVRDRYPGTDLVAVRERDEPPMTRQAFVATLEDRLTNRQLTALRKGFLGGFFDWPRDVSGEELAESMDICPSTFHQHLRAGERKLLEAVFETW; this is encoded by the coding sequence ATGAAGGCACCACAGACTCTCGCGCGGTCGACGCTCGACACGCTCCCCATCAACATCGCCGTCCTCGACGAGGAGGGGACCATCCTGTTCACGAACCGGGCGTGGCAGGAGTTCGCAGACGTCGACGGCGGCGAGATGCAGGGGGTGAACTACTTCGCGACGACGAACGTCGACGCCGACGAGTACGCGGCCCGGGCCGTCGCCGGCATCGAGGCGGTCATCGAGGGCGAGGAGGACCTGTTCACGCTGGAGTACCCCTGTCACTCCGCCGAGGAGAAGCAGTGGTTCCTGATGCGGGTCGCGCCGCTGCCCGCGGACGAACCCGGCAGCGCCGTCGTCGCGCACATCGACATCACCCAGCGGAAGCTCGCGGAGCTGAACGCCGAGCGCCGCAGCGAGCAGCTCCGGGCCGAGCGGGCGAACCTCGAACACCTCGTCGAGCGCGTCGACGGGCTCATCACGGCGGTGATGGACGACGTGATGAGCGCCGGGTCCCGGTCGGACATCCAGTCGACCGTCGTCGACCGGCTCGCGGCCGTCGACTCCTACCGGTTCGCGTGGGTCGCCGAGTTCGACATCCGCGACGAGGCGCTCAAGCCCGCGGCGCTGTCGGCCCCCCGGGACACGGACGTGACGATCGCACTCGACGGCGACGACCCGGTGGCCACGGCCGCCCGCGAGGAGAGCATCCAGGTGGCGACCGGCGACGTCCCGGCGGTCCACGAGGGGATGGCGGGCGAGCCCGTCGACTCCGTCGCGGCCGTCCCGCTGGCGGCCGACGGATCGCTGTACGGCGTCCTCACCGTCTACGCGGACACGCCGGACCTGTTCGACGACCGGGAGCGCGCGGTCCTGGGTGCGGTCGGCCAGGCCGTCTCGACGGCCATCGACGCCACCGAGACGAGTCGGCTGCTCACGGCCGACAACCTCACCGAACTGGAGCTGGCCGTCGACGACGACGAGGTGTTCTTCGTCGCCCTGGCCCGCGAACTGGACATCGGGCTGGAGTACGGCGGCAGCGTCGCCGACGACGAGCGGACGGTGATGTTCTTCCTCGTCGAGACCGACGACCCGACGGCCGTCACCGCCGCGGCCGCCGACCACCCGCAGGTCAGGGCGGTCACCCACGTCTCGACGGCCGAGTCGACCGCGCTGTTCGAGTTCACCGTCGACGACCCGCCCGTGGTGTCCACGCTCGCCGGTCGCGGGGCCGAGACACGCGAGATCTCGGTCTCGTCGTCGGGGGCGGAGCTGACGGTCACGCTCCCGGCCGCGACGGAGACCCGGAGCGTCGTCCAGGCGGTCCGGGACCGGTACCCCGGGACCGACCTCGTCGCCGTCCGCGAGCGCGACGAACCGCCGATGACCAGACAGGCGTTCGTGGCGACGCTGGAGGACCGGCTGACGAACCGCCAGCTGACGGCGCTTCGCAAGGGGTTCCTGGGTGGCTTCTTCGACTGGCCCCGGGACGTCTCCGGCGAGGAACTGGCCGAGTCGATGGACATCTGCCCCTCCACCTTCCACCAGCACCTCCGGGCCGGCGAGCGCAAACTGCTGGAAGCGGTGTTCGAGACGTGGTGA
- a CDS encoding phytoene/squalene synthase family protein — protein MQSDNIRTSKSIQQQTGRTFHLATRVLPERIRHPTYVMYAFFRIADEVVDQPDGPPPTVQHERLEEFRETALGNREPEDTDDGAVLAAFDELRREHDIPDEEVNVFVDAMQMDIAQARYETFEDLREYMRGSAVAVGNMMTMVMDPPGKEEALPHARALAEAFQLSNFLRDVREDIRDYGRVYLPQETLARHGVTEEQLADAEVDEGFRAVMQEEIARTEELYREGVAGIRYLPEDCQFGVLLSAVLYAEHHRLIRDRGYDVLTETPELTRRRRLWLLARTWWHWRRNGDPEATFYAVSAVSERGPGATPTDVTGHGQPTWRG, from the coding sequence ATGCAATCTGACAACATTCGCACGAGCAAATCGATCCAGCAGCAGACCGGCCGGACGTTCCACCTCGCGACCCGCGTCCTCCCGGAGCGCATCCGCCACCCGACCTACGTGATGTACGCGTTCTTCCGCATCGCCGACGAGGTCGTCGACCAGCCGGACGGCCCGCCGCCGACCGTCCAGCACGAGCGGTTGGAGGAGTTCCGCGAGACGGCGCTGGGCAACCGCGAGCCGGAGGACACCGACGACGGGGCGGTGCTGGCCGCGTTCGACGAGCTCCGCCGCGAGCACGACATCCCGGACGAGGAGGTCAACGTCTTCGTCGACGCGATGCAGATGGACATCGCGCAGGCCCGCTACGAGACCTTCGAGGACCTCCGGGAGTACATGCGGGGGTCGGCCGTCGCCGTCGGCAACATGATGACGATGGTGATGGACCCGCCCGGGAAGGAGGAGGCGCTCCCCCACGCACGGGCGCTCGCCGAGGCGTTCCAGCTCTCGAACTTCCTGCGCGACGTCCGGGAGGACATCCGGGACTACGGGCGGGTCTACCTCCCCCAGGAGACGCTCGCGCGCCACGGCGTCACCGAGGAGCAACTGGCCGACGCCGAGGTCGACGAGGGGTTCCGAGCGGTGATGCAGGAGGAGATCGCCCGGACCGAGGAGCTGTACCGCGAGGGGGTCGCCGGCATCCGATACCTCCCCGAGGACTGCCAGTTCGGCGTCCTCCTGTCGGCCGTGCTGTACGCGGAACACCACCGACTCATCCGGGACCGGGGGTACGATGTCCTGACAGAGACGCCCGAACTGACCCGCCGACGGCGGCTCTGGCTGCTGGCCCGAACGTGGTGGCACTGGCGGCGCAACGGCGACCCCGAGGCGACCTTCTACGCCGTCAGCGCCGTCTCGGAGCGGGGACCCGGTGCGACCCCGACGGACGTGACGGGCCACGGCCAGCCGACCTGGCGCGGATGA
- a CDS encoding lycopene cyclase domain-containing protein: MTALTYLQFHALLVVPALVGLALTVRYRLGSRRTVLGGTALLSGLALVYTTPWDAYLVARGAWRYGDGTVLVRFLGVPLGEYLFFVLQPLGVGLWVARFGVDTTPPLRTPLPSRALGALAAGAVAAAGIALLGAPSGLYLGSLLAWSAPILAIQWAFGWPFLAREWRVVAVGTLVPTLYLWLVDRLAIRLGIWTLSDELTTGVVVPLLGLPIEEAVFFLLTSLFVVQGLVLYAWLVDRWGDR, encoded by the coding sequence ATGACGGCGCTCACGTACCTCCAGTTCCACGCGCTGCTCGTCGTCCCCGCGCTCGTGGGGCTGGCACTGACCGTCCGCTACCGCCTGGGGAGCCGGCGGACCGTCCTCGGCGGGACGGCGCTCCTGTCGGGGCTGGCGCTGGTCTACACCACGCCGTGGGACGCCTACCTCGTGGCACGCGGCGCGTGGCGGTACGGCGACGGGACCGTCCTCGTCAGGTTCCTCGGCGTCCCGCTCGGCGAGTACCTGTTCTTCGTCCTCCAGCCGCTGGGGGTCGGCCTGTGGGTCGCCCGGTTCGGCGTCGACACGACGCCGCCGTTGCGGACGCCGCTGCCCTCGCGGGCGCTGGGCGCGCTGGCGGCCGGCGCGGTCGCCGCCGCCGGGATCGCGCTGCTCGGTGCGCCGAGCGGGCTCTACCTCGGGTCGCTGCTCGCCTGGAGCGCCCCCATCCTCGCCATCCAGTGGGCCTTCGGTTGGCCGTTCCTCGCCCGGGAGTGGCGCGTCGTCGCCGTCGGGACGCTCGTGCCGACGCTGTACCTCTGGCTCGTCGACCGGCTCGCCATCCGGCTTGGGATCTGGACGCTCTCCGACGAACTGACGACGGGGGTCGTGGTGCCGCTGCTCGGACTCCCCATCGAGGAGGCGGTGTTCTTCCTCCTGACCTCCCTGTTCGTCGTCCAGGGGCTCGTCCTGTACGCGTGGCTCGTCGACCGCTGGGGGGACCGATGA
- a CDS encoding Brp/Blh family beta-carotene 15,15'-dioxygenase, whose protein sequence is MSTAAEPRLAAPTREALRRIAVEPGWAASALVTVPFLAGLAVPPTLQYLPLAASVLVVGLPHGAVDHLAVARTRGERPDLRAVGRVVALYAAVGGAYAVAWFLAPALSFTLFVAATWFHWGQGDLYALATLTDADHLRSLPQRAATVVVRGGLPMLVPLLSFPEWYRRVATDLVGLFAPAAVDALAVAFRPDVRAALAVGYAVLVAGTLAVGFARANDLAGWLLDAGETLGLAVYFAVVPPVLAVGVYFCLWHSLRHVARLLAVDDAAAAALEVGDVRRALARFARDAAPLTAASLGLLAALAVLVPNPPATLPEWVALYLVFIAVVTLPHVVVVTVMDRAQGVWA, encoded by the coding sequence ATGAGCACCGCCGCCGAGCCGCGGCTGGCGGCTCCGACCCGCGAGGCGCTCCGCCGGATCGCCGTCGAGCCGGGGTGGGCCGCGAGCGCGCTCGTGACGGTCCCGTTCCTCGCCGGCCTCGCCGTCCCGCCGACGCTGCAGTACCTCCCGCTGGCGGCGAGCGTCCTCGTCGTCGGGCTCCCCCACGGCGCGGTCGACCACCTCGCGGTCGCGCGGACCCGCGGCGAGCGACCGGACCTGCGGGCGGTCGGCCGGGTGGTCGCGCTGTACGCCGCCGTCGGCGGGGCCTACGCGGTCGCGTGGTTCCTCGCGCCCGCGCTCTCCTTTACGCTGTTCGTCGCGGCGACCTGGTTCCACTGGGGCCAGGGGGACCTCTACGCGCTCGCGACGCTGACCGACGCCGACCACCTCCGGTCGCTCCCCCAGCGGGCCGCGACGGTCGTCGTCCGGGGCGGGCTCCCGATGCTGGTGCCGCTGCTCTCCTTCCCGGAGTGGTACCGCCGGGTCGCGACCGACCTCGTCGGGCTGTTCGCGCCCGCTGCGGTCGACGCGCTGGCCGTCGCCTTCCGCCCGGACGTGCGGGCCGCGCTGGCGGTCGGATACGCGGTACTGGTCGCGGGGACGTTGGCGGTCGGGTTCGCCCGGGCGAACGACCTCGCTGGGTGGCTGCTCGACGCCGGGGAGACGCTGGGACTGGCCGTCTACTTCGCCGTCGTCCCGCCGGTCCTGGCCGTGGGCGTCTACTTCTGCCTCTGGCACTCGCTGCGCCACGTCGCCCGCCTGCTCGCCGTCGACGACGCGGCCGCCGCGGCTCTCGAAGTCGGCGACGTCCGGCGTGCGCTCGCCCGCTTCGCCCGCGACGCCGCCCCGCTGACGGCCGCGTCGCTCGGCCTGCTCGCTGCGCTCGCGGTCCTCGTCCCGAACCCGCCCGCCACGCTGCCGGAGTGGGTGGCGCTGTACCTGGTGTTCATCGCCGTCGTCACGCTCCCGCACGTGGTGGTGGTGACGGTGATGGATCGGGCGCAGGGCGTCTGGGCGTAG
- a CDS encoding 50S ribosomal protein L15e — protein sequence MARSAYSYIREAWQTPKEGQLAELQWQRQQEWRDQGSVERVERPTRLDKARSQGYKAKQGVVVARVSVRKGSARKRRHKAGRRTKRQGVTRITRRKDIQRVAEERAARVYPNLRVLNSYSVGQDGRQKWHEVILVDPEHGAIRNDDDLAWICEDDQADRAFRGLTGAGRRNRGLGEKGKGAEKTRPSLRSNRGKGK from the coding sequence ATGGCACGAAGCGCGTATTCGTACATCCGAGAGGCGTGGCAGACGCCCAAAGAGGGACAGCTCGCAGAACTGCAGTGGCAGCGCCAGCAGGAGTGGCGCGACCAGGGCTCCGTCGAGCGCGTCGAGCGCCCGACCCGGCTGGACAAGGCCCGCTCGCAGGGCTACAAGGCCAAGCAGGGCGTCGTCGTCGCCCGGGTCTCGGTCCGGAAGGGCAGCGCCCGCAAGCGCCGGCACAAGGCCGGTCGCCGGACCAAGCGCCAGGGCGTCACCCGCATCACCCGCCGGAAGGACATCCAGCGCGTCGCCGAGGAGCGGGCCGCCCGCGTCTACCCGAACCTCCGCGTGCTGAACAGCTACTCCGTCGGCCAGGACGGCCGACAGAAGTGGCACGAGGTCATCCTCGTCGACCCCGAGCACGGGGCCATCCGGAACGACGACGACCTCGCGTGGATCTGCGAGGACGACCAGGCCGACCGCGCCTTCCGCGGCCTGACGGGTGCCGGCCGCCGCAACCGCGGTCTCGGCGAGAAGGGCAAGGGTGCCGAGAAGACCCGCCCGTCGCTGCGCTCGAACCGCGGCAAGGGCAAGTAA
- the engB gene encoding GTP-binding protein EngB, with product MFETRPDRGSEVVLVGRSNVGKSTLMRELTGHTFDTGQRPGVTREPNHYDWTGPDFVLTDLPGFGFMQSVPEDVRERIKTDVVRYVEANADEILVGVLVVDGKAVVDIIDRHSGPDEVPHVVELFHFLREVGVEPVVAVNKMDKVDDADERLNELCDRLGMLPPWQQWQETVAPISAKNGDVDALTEAVRHHLHEAERDDLFQFF from the coding sequence ATGTTCGAGACGCGCCCGGACCGGGGCAGCGAGGTGGTACTGGTCGGCCGGTCCAACGTCGGGAAGTCGACCCTGATGCGGGAGCTGACCGGTCACACCTTCGACACCGGGCAACGGCCCGGCGTCACCCGCGAGCCCAACCACTACGACTGGACCGGCCCCGACTTCGTGTTGACCGACCTGCCGGGATTCGGCTTCATGCAGAGCGTCCCCGAGGACGTCCGCGAGCGGATCAAGACCGACGTGGTCCGCTACGTCGAGGCCAACGCCGACGAGATCCTGGTCGGCGTGCTGGTCGTCGACGGGAAGGCCGTCGTCGACATCATCGACCGCCACTCCGGCCCCGACGAGGTTCCCCACGTCGTCGAGCTGTTTCACTTCCTGCGGGAGGTCGGCGTCGAACCCGTCGTCGCCGTCAACAAGATGGACAAGGTCGACGACGCGGACGAGCGCCTGAACGAGCTCTGTGACCGGCTGGGGATGCTCCCGCCGTGGCAGCAGTGGCAGGAGACCGTCGCACCGATCTCCGCCAAGAACGGCGACGTCGACGCCCTGACCGAGGCCGTGCGCCACCACCTCCACGAGGCCGAGCGCGACGACCTGTTCCAGTTCTTCTAA